In Pseudomonas sp. MYb327, one DNA window encodes the following:
- a CDS encoding NAD(P)/FAD-dependent oxidoreductase — protein MSHRIVIVGGGAGGLELATRLGKTLGKRGTASVMLVDANLTHIWKPLLHEVAAGSLNSSEDELNYVAQAKWNHFEFQLGRMSGLDRTQKKIQLAATYDEAGLELVPAREVAYDSLVISVGSTTNDFGTQGAAQHCLFLDTRKQAERFHQQLLNHYLRAHAGQTDKVEQISVAIVGAGATGVELAAELHNAAHELAAYGLDRIKPENMHITLIEAGPRVLPALPERIGGPVHKTLEKLGVNVMTNAAVSEVTADSLITVDGKVINASLKVWAAGIRAPGFLKDIDGLETNRINQLQVLPTLQTTRDENIFAFGDCAACPQPGTDRNVPPRAQAAHQQASLLAKSLKLRIEGKALPEYKYTDYGSLISLSRFSAVGNLMGNLTGSVMLEGWLARMFYVSLYRMHQMALYGPFRTAMLMLGSKIGRGTEPRLKLH, from the coding sequence ATGTCCCATCGTATTGTTATTGTCGGCGGCGGCGCCGGCGGTCTGGAGTTGGCTACCCGTCTGGGTAAGACTCTGGGCAAGCGCGGCACGGCCAGTGTGATGCTGGTCGACGCGAACCTGACCCACATCTGGAAACCCCTGTTGCACGAAGTGGCCGCCGGTTCCCTGAACTCTTCCGAAGACGAACTCAACTATGTTGCCCAGGCGAAATGGAACCACTTCGAGTTCCAGCTCGGGCGCATGAGCGGGCTCGATCGCACGCAGAAAAAAATCCAGCTCGCGGCCACTTATGACGAAGCCGGCCTGGAATTGGTGCCGGCGCGGGAAGTGGCTTACGACTCGCTGGTGATTTCCGTTGGCAGTACCACCAACGATTTCGGCACCCAGGGCGCAGCGCAGCACTGCCTGTTCCTCGACACGCGCAAACAGGCCGAACGCTTCCACCAGCAGTTGCTCAACCACTACCTGCGCGCCCACGCCGGGCAGACCGACAAGGTCGAGCAAATCAGCGTGGCCATCGTCGGTGCCGGCGCCACCGGGGTTGAACTGGCTGCCGAACTGCACAACGCCGCCCATGAACTGGCGGCTTACGGACTGGACCGTATCAAACCGGAAAACATGCACATCACCCTGATCGAAGCCGGGCCACGGGTACTGCCAGCCCTGCCGGAGCGAATCGGCGGACCTGTGCATAAAACCCTGGAGAAACTCGGGGTCAACGTCATGACCAATGCAGCGGTCAGCGAAGTCACAGCGGACAGTTTGATCACCGTGGATGGAAAAGTGATCAACGCCAGCCTGAAGGTCTGGGCCGCCGGGATTCGCGCGCCGGGTTTCCTCAAGGACATCGACGGCCTGGAAACCAACCGCATCAACCAGCTGCAAGTATTGCCGACCCTGCAAACCACCCGCGACGAGAACATCTTCGCCTTCGGTGACTGCGCCGCCTGCCCGCAACCGGGCACCGACCGCAACGTGCCGCCACGCGCCCAGGCGGCGCATCAACAGGCGTCGTTGCTGGCTAAATCGCTGAAGCTGCGGATCGAAGGCAAGGCGTTGCCGGAGTACAAGTACACCGACTATGGCTCGCTGATCTCACTGTCGCGTTTTTCCGCTGTGGGTAACTTGATGGGCAACCTCACCGGCAGTGTGATGCTTGAGGGTTGGCTGGCACGGATGTTTTACGTGTCGCTTTACCGCATGCACCAGATGGCGCTGTACGGGCCGTTCCGCACGGCGATGCTGATGCTGGGCAGCAAGATCGGCCGCGGGACTGAGCCACGGCTGAAACTGCACTGA
- a CDS encoding DUF3094 family protein, translating into MTSRLNPDDQKHVEEYLQLSQHRVERRPFRPWMLLVLVLAVTIGLGLLSRLISYLTL; encoded by the coding sequence ATGACCAGCCGCCTGAACCCAGACGACCAGAAGCATGTCGAAGAGTACCTGCAGTTATCCCAGCACCGAGTCGAGCGCCGGCCTTTCCGGCCGTGGATGCTCCTGGTGCTGGTATTGGCAGTGACCATTGGTCTGGGCCTGTTGAGCCGACTTATCAGTTACCTGACGCTATGA
- a CDS encoding MOSC domain-containing protein, with product MSPLQELIAQVPQTGRVRWIGVRPERHAPMIELEAVEARLEAGLTGDRARPGVRNARQVTLIQWEHLAVISSLMSRPDDQPVKPEDLRRNLVISGINLFSLKGRRFRIGQAIFETTGWCQPCARLQDNLGPGTFQAVRGHGGITARVLQSGIIRLGDTVSVEPIPDSGYAPFNVR from the coding sequence GTGAGCCCATTGCAGGAACTGATTGCGCAAGTCCCGCAAACCGGCCGCGTACGCTGGATCGGCGTGCGCCCGGAACGCCACGCACCAATGATCGAACTTGAAGCCGTGGAAGCGCGGCTGGAGGCCGGTTTGACCGGAGATCGCGCCCGACCAGGCGTCCGAAATGCACGGCAGGTGACGCTGATTCAGTGGGAACATCTGGCAGTCATCAGTTCGCTGATGAGCCGTCCGGACGATCAACCGGTAAAGCCTGAAGATCTGCGGCGCAATCTCGTTATCAGTGGGATCAACCTGTTCAGCCTCAAGGGCCGGCGCTTCCGGATCGGCCAGGCGATTTTCGAAACCACGGGCTGGTGCCAGCCTTGTGCTCGCCTGCAAGACAACCTCGGCCCCGGGACCTTTCAGGCCGTGCGCGGACATGGCGGAATCACCGCCCGGGTGTTACAAAGTGGCATTATTCGCCTGGGCGATACGGTGAGCGTCGAGCCAATTCCGGACAGCGGCTATGCTCCGTTCAACGTTCGTTAA
- a CDS encoding DUF1780 domain-containing protein, with the protein MDDSDYLRLLTIAAEQANAFLSNARKWERERWVCQRLLQGLNIPYRADEFAPAGEPPDVLFRDASFEVFFVLDEGRRLNDEWRDELQRRRSAFSLSQLVRREAKPRRIPANEFLLRLAPTLRKKAHNYKERGMDLGELDIIAFASLKREVLDLNSHFPPPTEYLRQGWRSLSLVGPTFARVLFAHPDAPDFLRSNLGRSIVFDVGISL; encoded by the coding sequence ATGGATGACTCAGATTATTTACGCCTGCTGACCATCGCGGCCGAGCAAGCCAACGCGTTTCTGTCCAATGCCCGCAAATGGGAGCGTGAGCGTTGGGTCTGCCAGCGCCTGCTGCAAGGCTTGAACATCCCTTATCGCGCCGACGAATTCGCCCCGGCCGGCGAACCGCCCGACGTATTGTTCCGCGATGCCAGTTTCGAGGTGTTCTTCGTCCTCGACGAGGGCCGACGCCTCAACGACGAGTGGCGCGACGAGCTGCAACGCCGACGCAGCGCGTTCTCCCTGAGCCAACTGGTGCGACGCGAGGCCAAGCCCCGACGCATTCCGGCCAACGAATTCTTGCTGCGACTGGCGCCGACTTTGCGCAAAAAAGCGCATAACTACAAAGAACGTGGCATGGATCTGGGCGAGCTGGACATCATCGCCTTCGCCAGCCTCAAGCGTGAAGTGCTAGACCTCAATAGCCATTTTCCGCCGCCAACCGAATATCTGCGCCAGGGCTGGCGTTCGCTGTCGCTGGTCGGCCCGACTTTCGCCCGCGTGCTGTTCGCCCATCCGGATGCCCCGGATTTCCTGCGCAGCAACCTGGGACGCAGCATCGTGTTCGACGTCGGGATTAGCCTGTGA
- a CDS encoding energy-coupling factor ABC transporter permease, whose product MIGAELLSPQSLTVGWLVYGPVVLWAIWRAPWVELFTDSRRQHLLFGTVFALFMLWLVRRDFDTGVSYHFIGMTAVTLLLDWPLAIVGGLVAQTGLMLLGRQDLLAMGVNGALLIVLPVLVTECCAILVERAQPRNPFVYIFVSGFFAAALSALLCLLLALWLLWFDERFAMPYWLEDFVGYLWLLVFPEAFINGMVVSALVVFCPEWLETFNRTRYLSAPWKDDDPKS is encoded by the coding sequence ATGATCGGCGCTGAACTGCTGTCACCGCAGAGCCTGACGGTCGGCTGGCTGGTTTATGGGCCGGTGGTGCTCTGGGCGATCTGGCGCGCGCCGTGGGTCGAGTTGTTCACCGACAGTCGTCGTCAGCATTTGCTGTTCGGCACGGTGTTCGCGTTGTTCATGCTGTGGCTGGTGCGACGGGACTTCGATACCGGCGTGTCCTACCACTTCATCGGCATGACGGCGGTGACGCTGTTGCTGGACTGGCCGCTGGCGATTGTTGGCGGACTGGTGGCGCAAACCGGTCTGATGCTACTGGGGCGTCAGGACTTGTTGGCGATGGGGGTTAACGGCGCGCTGTTGATCGTGCTACCGGTGCTGGTGACCGAGTGCTGCGCGATCCTGGTGGAGCGTGCGCAACCGCGAAATCCCTTTGTGTACATCTTCGTTTCCGGGTTTTTTGCGGCAGCGCTGTCGGCATTGCTGTGCCTGCTGCTGGCGTTGTGGTTGTTGTGGTTCGATGAGCGTTTCGCCATGCCGTACTGGCTGGAAGATTTTGTCGGCTACCTGTGGCTACTGGTTTTTCCGGAAGCCTTTATCAACGGCATGGTGGTCAGCGCGTTGGTGGTGTTCTGCCCGGAATGGCTGGAGACCTTCAATCGCACGCGCTACCTGTCGGCACCGTGGAAAGACGACGATCCCAAGTCTTGA
- the yacG gene encoding DNA gyrase inhibitor YacG translates to MSQIPTVECPTCGAPVEWSPESKFRPFCSDRCKLIDLGAWASEEHKIPVAPDAEDELFSGDFDPRH, encoded by the coding sequence ATGAGCCAGATCCCAACCGTCGAATGCCCGACCTGCGGCGCCCCCGTCGAATGGAGCCCCGAGAGCAAATTCCGGCCGTTCTGTTCCGACCGTTGCAAACTGATCGACCTCGGCGCCTGGGCGTCGGAAGAGCACAAGATCCCGGTGGCCCCGGATGCCGAGGACGAATTGTTCAGCGGCGATTTCGATCCGCGTCACTGA
- the coaE gene encoding dephospho-CoA kinase (Dephospho-CoA kinase (CoaE) performs the final step in coenzyme A biosynthesis.), producing MNTPVEKPWILGLTGGIGSGKSAAAQHFIDLGVHVVDADHAARWVVEPGRPALAKIAEHFGPGVLQADGQLDRAALRKLIFEVPDERRWLEALLHPLIAEEIAHHLALAKSPYAILVSPLLIESGQYAMTQRVLVIDAPEQLQIERTLQRDQTSEEQVQAILKVQSSRQDRVSHADEVVINDRDLAWLHSEVERLHHYYLTLPGGQS from the coding sequence ATGAATACCCCTGTGGAAAAACCCTGGATTCTCGGCCTGACCGGCGGCATCGGCAGCGGCAAAAGCGCGGCGGCCCAACACTTCATCGATCTCGGTGTGCATGTGGTCGACGCCGATCACGCCGCGCGCTGGGTCGTCGAGCCCGGCCGGCCGGCGCTGGCAAAAATCGCCGAGCACTTCGGCCCTGGTGTGTTGCAGGCCGACGGGCAACTGGACCGCGCCGCACTGCGCAAGCTGATCTTCGAAGTGCCGGATGAACGCCGCTGGCTCGAAGCCCTGCTGCATCCGCTGATCGCCGAGGAAATCGCTCATCACCTGGCACTGGCAAAATCACCTTACGCGATTCTGGTTTCGCCGCTGCTGATCGAGTCCGGGCAGTACGCCATGACCCAGCGGGTGCTGGTGATCGATGCCCCGGAACAGCTACAGATCGAACGCACTCTGCAGCGCGACCAGACCAGCGAAGAGCAGGTCCAGGCGATCCTCAAGGTTCAATCAAGCCGGCAGGATCGCGTGAGCCATGCCGACGAGGTGGTGATCAACGATCGCGACCTCGCCTGGCTGCACAGCGAGGTTGAACGCCTGCATCACTATTACCTAACTTTGCCTGGAGGCCAGTCATGA
- a CDS encoding A24 family peptidase — MPLNEILAHYPLAFVVIAGMIGLLVGSFLNVLIWRLPKMLEREWRVQAHDILGLSSETPPPTFNLMLPHSQCPNCGHRIRAWENIPILSFICLRGRCSACKAPIRKRYPLTELACGLLSAFIAWHFGFGWQACMALLLTWGLLAMSLIDAEHQLLPDVLVLPLMWLGLIVNSLGLFVPLHEALWGAIAGYMALWSVFWLFKLITGKDGMGHGDFKLLAMFGAWGGWQILPLTILLSSLVGAVVGVIYLRLRNAKTSTPIPFGPYLAIAGWIALLWGVQITDFYWQFVGLK, encoded by the coding sequence ATGCCCTTGAACGAAATTCTCGCTCACTACCCGCTGGCCTTCGTCGTCATCGCCGGGATGATCGGCCTGCTGGTCGGCAGCTTTCTCAACGTGCTGATCTGGCGTCTGCCGAAAATGCTCGAACGCGAGTGGCGCGTGCAGGCCCACGACATTCTCGGGCTGTCCAGCGAAACGCCGCCGCCGACCTTCAACCTGATGCTGCCCCATTCCCAATGCCCAAACTGCGGTCATCGGATTCGTGCTTGGGAAAACATTCCCATCCTCAGTTTTATATGCCTGCGTGGGCGCTGCTCTGCTTGCAAGGCGCCAATCAGAAAACGCTACCCTCTGACCGAACTGGCCTGCGGCCTGTTATCGGCGTTCATTGCCTGGCATTTCGGTTTCGGCTGGCAAGCCTGCATGGCACTGCTACTGACCTGGGGCCTGCTGGCCATGAGCCTGATCGACGCAGAGCATCAACTGCTACCGGATGTACTGGTGCTGCCGCTGATGTGGCTGGGGTTGATCGTCAACAGCCTCGGTTTGTTCGTGCCATTGCATGAAGCGCTGTGGGGCGCTATCGCCGGCTACATGGCGCTGTGGTCGGTGTTCTGGCTGTTCAAGCTGATCACCGGCAAGGACGGCATGGGCCATGGCGATTTCAAGTTGCTGGCCATGTTTGGCGCCTGGGGCGGCTGGCAGATCTTGCCGCTGACCATCCTGTTGTCGTCCTTGGTCGGGGCGGTGGTCGGTGTGATTTACCTGCGTCTGCGCAACGCGAAAACTTCGACACCCATCCCCTTCGGCCCCTATCTGGCCATCGCCGGCTGGATTGCCTTGCTCTGGGGTGTTCAAATAACCGACTTCTATTGGCAGTTTGTCGGTTTGAAATGA
- a CDS encoding type II secretion system F family protein: MAVKAAKISVYAWEGTDRKGTKITGELTGQNPALIKAQLRKQGINPGRVRKKTASLFNMGKRIKAQDIALFTRQMATMMRAGVPLLQSFDIIGEGFDNPAMRKLVDEVKQEVAAGNSFAAALRKKPQHFDELYCNLVDAGEQAGALDTLLERVATYKEKSESLKAKIKKAMTYPLVVVFVAIIVTGILLVKVVPQFQSVFEGFGAELPAFTVMVIGLSRFMQDWWWLMLGVLTVGFFAVRHAFKTSQVFRDRMDIWLLKLPLVGTLMYKSAVARYARTLSTTFAAGVPLVEALESVAGATGNIVFKRAVLRIKQDISTGMQLNFAMRTCGIFPNMAIQMTAIGEESGALDDMLDKVAGFYEDEVDNMVDNLTSLMEPFIMVVLGVIVGGLVVAMYLPIFQLGSAI, from the coding sequence ATGGCGGTCAAAGCAGCGAAAATCAGCGTGTACGCCTGGGAAGGCACAGACCGCAAAGGCACGAAAATCACCGGCGAATTGACGGGCCAGAATCCCGCATTGATCAAAGCGCAATTGCGCAAGCAAGGCATCAACCCCGGCCGGGTTCGCAAGAAAACCGCCTCGCTTTTCAACATGGGCAAACGCATCAAGGCCCAGGACATTGCACTGTTTACCCGGCAGATGGCGACCATGATGAGAGCTGGCGTGCCGCTGTTGCAGTCGTTCGACATCATCGGCGAAGGCTTCGATAACCCGGCCATGCGCAAGCTGGTGGACGAGGTGAAACAGGAAGTCGCGGCGGGGAATAGTTTCGCCGCGGCACTGCGTAAAAAACCGCAACACTTCGACGAGCTGTACTGCAACCTGGTGGATGCCGGCGAGCAGGCGGGTGCGCTGGACACTCTGTTGGAACGGGTGGCCACCTACAAGGAAAAGAGCGAAAGCCTAAAGGCCAAGATCAAGAAAGCCATGACCTACCCGCTGGTGGTGGTGTTCGTCGCAATCATCGTCACCGGGATTTTGCTGGTCAAAGTGGTGCCGCAATTCCAGTCGGTGTTCGAAGGGTTTGGTGCCGAATTGCCCGCCTTCACGGTGATGGTGATTGGCCTGTCGCGGTTCATGCAGGATTGGTGGTGGTTGATGCTTGGCGTGCTGACCGTGGGGTTCTTCGCTGTGCGCCACGCCTTCAAAACGTCGCAGGTTTTTCGCGACCGGATGGACATCTGGCTGCTGAAACTGCCGCTGGTGGGCACTTTGATGTACAAGTCCGCCGTGGCCCGTTATGCGCGAACGCTGTCGACCACCTTCGCCGCCGGCGTACCCTTGGTTGAAGCCCTGGAATCAGTGGCGGGTGCCACCGGCAACATTGTGTTCAAGCGTGCGGTGCTGCGCATCAAGCAGGACATTTCGACAGGCATGCAGCTGAACTTCGCCATGCGCACTTGCGGAATCTTTCCGAACATGGCGATTCAGATGACGGCCATTGGCGAAGAGTCAGGCGCCCTCGACGATATGCTCGACAAGGTCGCGGGTTTCTACGAGGACGAGGTCGACAATATGGTTGATAACCTCACCAGCCTGATGGAGCCGTTCATCATGGTAGTGCTGGGTGTTATTGTCGGCGGCCTGGTAGTTGCGATGTACCTGCCCATCTTCCAACTTGGCTCAGCGATCTGA
- a CDS encoding pilin, producing MNNQKGFTLIELLIVVAIIGILATFAIPAYSKYQARAKVTAGLAEISALKVPFEDVLNQGTDPDLTKIGGTATTSNCTTTASGKAADGTGTIACTILNAPGPVLNKTITLNRTSTGWTCDTGVDQDYAPKGCTGVVPKV from the coding sequence ATGAACAATCAAAAAGGTTTTACCCTGATCGAGCTGCTAATCGTGGTGGCGATCATCGGGATTCTGGCGACGTTTGCGATCCCGGCTTATTCGAAGTATCAGGCACGGGCCAAGGTGACGGCGGGGCTGGCGGAGATCTCGGCGTTGAAGGTGCCGTTTGAAGACGTGCTGAATCAAGGGACCGATCCAGATCTGACCAAAATTGGCGGTACAGCGACGACCTCCAACTGCACCACGACGGCTTCGGGCAAGGCGGCTGACGGTACGGGCACCATCGCCTGCACGATTCTCAACGCACCGGGTCCTGTATTGAACAAAACCATTACCTTGAACCGTACATCGACGGGCTGGACATGCGACACCGGCGTCGATCAGGACTACGCGCCCAAAGGCTGCACTGGCGTTGTTCCGAAGGTCTGA
- a CDS encoding BON domain-containing protein — protein MKKFAIAAATATALTLTMANAAFAQTQATQAPLMVATGEVTKAEEATSDTWITTKVKTDLVTEKGIPGTDIKVETNKGVVSLSSTVAVTDSQKATAVAITKKIKGVKAVSADGLKAE, from the coding sequence ATGAAGAAGTTCGCTATTGCTGCCGCTACTGCTACCGCGCTGACCCTGACCATGGCCAATGCTGCATTTGCCCAGACTCAGGCCACACAAGCACCATTGATGGTGGCTACCGGTGAAGTTACCAAAGCCGAAGAAGCCACTTCAGATACCTGGATCACCACCAAAGTCAAAACAGACCTGGTAACCGAGAAAGGCATTCCTGGCACTGACATCAAGGTTGAAACCAACAAAGGTGTGGTTTCCCTGTCTTCCACCGTCGCGGTGACTGACAGTCAAAAAGCCACTGCCGTAGCAATCACCAAGAAAATCAAAGGCGTCAAAGCGGTCTCCGCTGACGGCCTGAAAGCCGAGTAA
- a CDS encoding DUF748 domain-containing protein: protein MKPHMYKGLIRAIGALLTALALYSLLGFLILPGIALRVANQQLANYATTPATIQRIELNPFSLEVTLWGLNIGEPGKEQIGFERLYANLQIDSLWTKALHLSDIELEKSKTEIIFPKDGKLNLLGLFKLPVSEPTPADPNAKPFPLRIDRIKLAGGALHFKDERPSEPIEFLYDKLGFELKHLSTLPEDSANMELVAIGPNGGQIDWTGNFSLIPFASEGKLKITDGKMKAFWPYVRDAVPLDLESGVMSLSTDYKLSLAEKTELLLSNVAVSVAPFAIKAPDGRPLVKLERLDVSETTIDLAKQQVVVGKIRSHKLETWAALEADGQLDWQKLFASQPSKPAAKANAEPVNTPAAADSPKPEPAAPSKPWQVLLNDVQLRDYQVHLADRKAQPAVALELGPLNLDLQKFDSLNGSPFTLKLDTGVGKQGKLTADGEVNLAPVSARLNVQTKDIDLRVAQSYINPFIRLELRSGMLGSDLAVNLKSTEPLALTVTGRAQVDQLHTLDTLKTRDFLKWQQVVVEGLNYQHGDSLSIDKVNLFQPYARFMINDDRTTNIDDLLIPQPPESTAKTPGAKPVASKDKPLVIHIGGIAINDGSANFADFSLTPNFATAVQQLNGQIGTIDSRQAKPASVDVKGKVDRYAPVTIKGAVNPFDPMASLDIATSFKRVELTTLTPYSGKFAGYRIRKGRLNLDLHYKITKGQLQAENKVVVEQLQLGEKVDSPDAVSLPLKLAIALLKDVDGKISIELPVSGDLNNPQFSVMPIVWQTLRNLIVKAAAAPFKLIGGLVTGGGSEDLGTVSFAPGSSDLSKDAEAALVKLSLALKERPALRLEIEGTAAKSSDGPLIAEQRLEREYQYNYYKMLQRRGDKVPAKANLLQVPDSEKGPLLEGIYRTRLKTQPPAEWKDLGKEERTAKMRADVIQFWSSSEVLLRELGQERASSIKDYLVDKGQLADDRVYFIDAQLGEAEKDGKVVTPMHLDAE from the coding sequence ATGAAGCCACACATGTACAAAGGATTGATTCGCGCCATCGGCGCCTTGTTGACTGCTTTGGCTCTCTACAGTCTGCTGGGCTTTCTGATCTTGCCGGGCATCGCGTTACGCGTTGCCAACCAACAACTGGCCAACTACGCCACGACACCCGCCACGATCCAACGGATCGAACTCAACCCGTTCAGCCTTGAAGTGACCCTTTGGGGCTTGAACATCGGCGAGCCCGGCAAGGAACAGATCGGCTTCGAACGCCTGTACGCCAACCTGCAGATCGACAGCCTCTGGACCAAGGCGCTGCATCTGTCCGACATCGAACTGGAAAAATCCAAGACCGAAATCATCTTCCCCAAGGACGGCAAACTCAATCTGCTCGGTTTGTTCAAACTGCCAGTGAGCGAGCCAACGCCGGCCGACCCCAACGCCAAGCCATTCCCGCTGCGCATAGACCGAATCAAACTGGCTGGCGGCGCGTTGCACTTCAAGGATGAACGTCCCAGCGAACCCATCGAATTTCTCTACGACAAACTCGGCTTCGAACTCAAGCACCTCAGCACCCTGCCCGAAGACAGCGCGAACATGGAGTTGGTGGCTATCGGCCCCAATGGCGGACAAATCGACTGGACCGGTAACTTCAGCCTCATCCCGTTTGCCTCTGAAGGTAAGCTGAAAATTACCGATGGCAAGATGAAAGCCTTTTGGCCCTATGTTCGCGATGCCGTGCCCCTGGATCTCGAAAGCGGGGTGATGAGCCTCAGTACCGACTACAAACTCAGCCTGGCCGAAAAAACCGAACTGTTGCTGAGCAATGTCGCGGTCAGCGTGGCGCCCTTCGCCATCAAAGCCCCGGACGGTCGCCCGCTGGTGAAACTTGAGCGACTCGATGTCAGCGAAACCACCATTGACCTGGCCAAGCAGCAGGTAGTGGTCGGCAAGATCCGCAGCCATAAACTGGAAACCTGGGCCGCCCTCGAAGCTGATGGCCAACTCGACTGGCAAAAACTGTTCGCCAGCCAACCGTCCAAACCGGCCGCCAAGGCCAACGCCGAACCGGTCAATACGCCGGCAGCCGCCGACTCACCGAAACCCGAACCGGCTGCGCCGAGCAAACCCTGGCAAGTGCTGCTCAACGATGTGCAACTGCGCGATTACCAGGTGCATCTGGCTGACCGCAAGGCGCAGCCCGCCGTTGCGCTTGAACTGGGTCCGCTGAATCTCGACTTGCAGAAATTCGACAGCCTCAATGGCTCGCCCTTCACGCTCAAACTCGATACGGGCGTGGGCAAGCAAGGCAAGCTCACGGCGGATGGCGAGGTCAATCTGGCCCCAGTCAGCGCCAGACTCAACGTCCAGACCAAGGACATCGACCTGCGCGTCGCCCAGTCCTACATCAATCCATTCATTCGCCTTGAACTGCGCAGCGGCATGCTTGGCAGTGATCTGGCGGTCAACCTGAAAAGCACCGAACCGCTGGCTTTGACTGTCACCGGCCGCGCCCAGGTCGATCAGTTGCACACCCTCGACACTCTGAAAACCCGCGACTTTCTCAAATGGCAGCAAGTGGTGGTCGAAGGCCTGAACTATCAACACGGTGACAGCCTGTCGATCGACAAGGTCAACCTGTTCCAGCCCTATGCGCGCTTCATGATCAACGATGACCGCACCACGAACATCGATGACCTGTTGATCCCGCAACCGCCCGAATCCACAGCCAAGACCCCCGGTGCGAAACCCGTTGCCAGCAAGGACAAGCCACTGGTCATCCACATCGGCGGCATTGCGATCAATGACGGCTCGGCGAATTTCGCCGACTTCAGCCTGACCCCGAACTTCGCCACCGCCGTGCAACAACTCAACGGGCAGATCGGCACCATCGACAGCCGTCAGGCGAAACCGGCCAGCGTCGACGTCAAGGGCAAGGTCGACCGCTATGCACCGGTCACCATCAAGGGCGCGGTCAACCCGTTCGACCCGATGGCCAGCCTCGATATCGCTACCAGTTTCAAACGTGTGGAACTGACCACGCTGACGCCTTACTCCGGCAAATTCGCCGGATACCGCATCCGCAAAGGGCGGCTCAATCTCGACCTGCATTACAAGATCACCAAGGGCCAGCTCCAGGCTGAAAACAAAGTGGTGGTCGAACAATTGCAACTGGGTGAAAAGGTCGATAGCCCGGACGCCGTAAGCCTGCCACTGAAACTGGCGATTGCGCTGCTCAAGGACGTCGACGGCAAGATTTCCATCGAGCTGCCGGTGAGTGGCGACCTGAATAATCCGCAGTTCAGCGTCATGCCGATTGTCTGGCAGACCCTGCGCAACCTGATCGTCAAGGCTGCCGCGGCACCGTTCAAACTCATTGGTGGACTGGTCACCGGCGGTGGATCGGAAGATTTGGGCACCGTGTCCTTCGCGCCAGGCTCAAGCGACCTGAGCAAGGATGCCGAAGCCGCACTGGTCAAGCTGTCCCTGGCCCTCAAGGAACGCCCGGCCCTGCGTCTGGAAATCGAAGGCACCGCGGCCAAGAGCAGTGACGGCCCGCTGATCGCCGAGCAACGACTGGAACGGGAATATCAGTACAACTACTACAAAATGCTCCAGCGCCGCGGTGACAAGGTGCCGGCGAAGGCGAACTTGCTGCAGGTGCCTGACAGTGAGAAAGGTCCGTTGCTGGAAGGGATCTACCGCACACGCCTGAAAACCCAACCGCCAGCCGAATGGAAAGACCTGGGCAAAGAAGAACGCACCGCGAAAATGCGTGCCGACGTGATCCAGTTCTGGAGCTCCAGTGAAGTGCTGTTGCGGGAGTTGGGTCAGGAGCGAGCCAGCAGCATCAAGGACTATCTGGTCGACAAGGGTCAATTGGCCGATGACCGTGTGTACTTCATTGATGCCCAGTTGGGTGAAGCGGAGAAGGACGGCAAGGTTGTTACGCCAATGCACCTGGACGCTGAGTGA